GGCGCTCGAGGGGATCGAGGTCGAGTCGCTGTCGGGGAAGCGCTCGTACCGGGAAGACCACATCCAGATGTGCAACTTCTTCCAGGGGATCACGACCCACAAGAACGAGTTCGACTTCGTGACGATCGACCCGGTGGAGGTCCTGCCGACCACCAAGATCATGAAGCCCTCGGCCGGCGCCAAGCTCTACGACTGGATCAACGCGACGTTCCCGATCAAGCTGTAGCACCGGGTGCTCTCACCACGCGCCAGAGCCCGGCGCGTCGCCGAGGGGGGCTCGATGCCCGTGGGCTCGACTGACAGGAGTATGAGGTTAACCGGTTGATTTAATCCTAAATCCGGCGTGAGTATCTTCCCATGAAGCGGCGGATACGAGCGGGAAGGCGGGAATATTGGCCTTGCGCCGAAAGCTACTTTTTCGTTAGCTTTCGGAACACCGCGCCAATCGTACGTTTCTCGCTCGCAGACGCAGGGAATAGTCGGCCTCTCCCTCTCAAATCCCGCCGGATTCAGGTTAACTGAGCTAATTTGTCAGGAAAAGGGCTTGACAGGGTGGACATTCGATTGTACATTTAAGTGTACATTGGGAGGATAGTTATATGACACAGCTCACGATCACCGAGGCGCGCAAGGGGCTCCTCGACTTACCGGAGAAGCTCGCGCGGGAGCCAGAGCGCACGATCACTATCACGCGCCGGGGTCGCCCTGTACTCGCCGTCATGCCGTGGGAGTTCTACGAGAGCATTGTCGAGACTCTTGACATTCTCAGCGATCCCGAAATGGTCTTGGCGCTCCGGGAGAGCATTGAGGACTTGAAGCGCGGTCGTCTGGTCAGCAATGAGAAGGCCAAGAAGCGCCTCGGGGTATGACCGATCCCGTCTACACGATCAAGTGGACGGAGACAGCACTGAAGCAGGTAGAAGCCATACCCGATCAGCGGATCAGGCGGCTCATCAGTCAACGCGCAGACCAACTCATCCGGTCGCCTGAGCAACAAGGCAAGCCGTTGGTCGCGGAGTTGGCGGGTTTCCGCAGCGTTCGTGCCGTCGGGCAGCGTTACCGTATCGTCTACCGAGTCGAGCGTCGCGAGGTAATCGTTTCCATCGTAGCTGTCGGGAAGCGAAAGGAAGGCGACAAGCGCGATATTTACGCGCTCGCCAAGAAGCTACTGCGCCTCGGCTTGCTTCGCTGAGCTTAGCTCACCGGGATGGGTGTCGGCGGTCGAGGAGGTAAGACGAGCGTAAGAAACATAACCGGCATTCTCGGCCGCTGGCCCTCGCGGCCCCTCGGCCCCTCGCGGCGCTACGATGCTACGGGGCGGATAAAGTGCCTGTCAAGGCGAAAAAGGGCGAGAGCTGGGGCATGCGGGTGCGAGTGGGCAGGTCGGTCGAGGCAGCGGCCACGCGACGCGCGGGACGTGGGGTTTCGGGGACAAAGCGCGACCGACCGCTGGGTTCAGCCAGCACGGGCTAGGCTGCGGTGTCGCAGAACAGGTCAGCGGTAGGGCCGGGAGGCGGCCGGGACGGGTCAGGACTGGGAGCCTCAATCGGGAGCCCCAGATGGGCGAGGATCCGGCGGATGACCCGGGGATCGTCAATGGTCGCAATCAGGCGCAGGCGGCCCCCACAGCGCGGACACGCCAACACGTCAATCTCGAAGGCGCGCCGCATCAGCGCCGCCCACGCCCAGTAGCGTCCGTTGCTCGCGGGCCCCGTTCCTGCGGAGCCTGCGCCAGCAGTGCGGGCATCAGGGTCCTCGGTCGCCTCCCTGCCATAGGCGACGACGTGCCGGCGCCACTGTGCATGCGGGGCCAGCACCCCGTGGTAAATGAGCAGATTGACCTCGGGCCGCGGCGTCAGGGCGGCCAGCTTCTCCAGGAACTCGATGGGCTCAAAGAGCAGATGGGAGGTCCCATCGTGCCAGGCCGTCTTGAGCTTCACCAGCACGCGCCCATCGGCCCGGAGCCGGAGGCGGTCCTGGGCGAGCGGCGGCCGGAGCACATAGCGGCAGAGCCCCTCCAGCCGCGCGCGATCGTTGGCGGGCACCCGCACATTGGCGTGAAGATCGAAGCCGTCCAGGTGCGCCTGGCGGGGCCCGCGGGAGGTGACGCCCTCGGGATCCGGTTCCCGCCCCAGCCGCCGCACCCGCGCCCCCGCGCGCGGGCCCAGCGCCACTCGGCCTTGCACTGAGGCGCTGACGATCCCGGACAGCGAGAGCGATTCCTCCGCGAGCCGGTCCGGTGACCCGGTCGCCTCGTCGCCAGGCTCCAGTCCCCGGCGTGCCAGAAGCCGTCGCACCCCGCGGCGGATGGTGGCGAGCACCCGCGCCACCTCCTCATCGCTCGGGGGTGGCGCCGGGTGGAACTCGAGCCCGCCCGGCGGGTCTTCACTGAACACTCCGTCGAGGGCCAGGGTGTGGAAGTGGACGTTCAAATTCAGCCCACTGCCAAATCGCTGGATTACCGTCAGCGTCCCCGTCCGACCACGCCGAATGCCGCTCTGCCGCGCGCTGCGGCTGTAGAAGCCCAGCAGCGCCCGGGCGTACACGTCCAACACCGCGCGGCTCAAGCCGTGGTCCCACGCGAGCAGGTACCGCAGCCGATACGGCACCGTGAGCACCCACTGGCGCACCGGCACCCGAGGCAGCACATGGTCCACCAAGTGCGCGGCGCGCTCTGTCATCCGCCGGCCCCCGCAGCTCGGACAGAAACCGCGTCCCTTGCAGGAGAACGGCACCAGGCGCTCGAAGGCGCAACTATCACACCGGACCCGGGCGAAGCCATGGGCCAGCACCCCGCACGTCAGGAACTCACGAAACTCCCGCTCGATGAACCGCGGGAGGCCGGCGCCTTCGCCGCGGGCCGCCGCCTCGCGCAGGAAGTCCTCCAGGCGCTCGCGGATGACCGCGTGGAGCACGCTGTGCTCGGCGTCGCGAGGGCGATACACGGGCTGGGCAAGCGCCACGTCCCTGGATACTGCGTGCGCAGCGCCGCGCCAATGCCCAAAGATGGATACACGGTGTCAGTGTCGAGCAAGGCCAACGCGGGTTGCGTCCGCAGCTCAAAGCGGGTCCCCCGAAAGCTGTATGGTAAACTTGCGATGTCATGGGTACGTTTTCAGTTGAGGTTCATGTCCGTCCCGCGGGAATCAGCGATAAGCCGTCTGTCCCCGTCAAATGCCTTGTGGACAGCGGAGCCGCGTTCTGCCAGTTTCCAACCTCTCTTGTGGCCAACCTCGGAATCACCCCCGACCGGCAGGTCCCTGTGGTCCTGGCTGACGGAACCAGACGAGAACTGCCTGCCGCATGGGTCGAAATTCGGTATAGAGACCGCACGGCCTTCACGCTGGTCCTCTGCGGTGGAGACAACGGCCTCACGCTGCTCGGCGCCCATGCCCTTGAAGGATTGGGGTTGGCTGTAGATCCGG
The genomic region above belongs to Candidatus Rokuibacteriota bacterium and contains:
- a CDS encoding type II toxin-antitoxin system Phd/YefM family antitoxin — translated: MTQLTITEARKGLLDLPEKLAREPERTITITRRGRPVLAVMPWEFYESIVETLDILSDPEMVLALRESIEDLKRGRLVSNEKAKKRLGV
- a CDS encoding type II toxin-antitoxin system mRNA interferase toxin, RelE/StbE family, with the translated sequence MTDPVYTIKWTETALKQVEAIPDQRIRRLISQRADQLIRSPEQQGKPLVAELAGFRSVRAVGQRYRIVYRVERREVIVSIVAVGKRKEGDKRDIYALAKKLLRLGLLR
- a CDS encoding transposase — translated: MALAQPVYRPRDAEHSVLHAVIRERLEDFLREAAARGEGAGLPRFIEREFREFLTCGVLAHGFARVRCDSCAFERLVPFSCKGRGFCPSCGGRRMTERAAHLVDHVLPRVPVRQWVLTVPYRLRYLLAWDHGLSRAVLDVYARALLGFYSRSARQSGIRRGRTGTLTVIQRFGSGLNLNVHFHTLALDGVFSEDPPGGLEFHPAPPPSDEEVARVLATIRRGVRRLLARRGLEPGDEATGSPDRLAEESLSLSGIVSASVQGRVALGPRAGARVRRLGREPDPEGVTSRGPRQAHLDGFDLHANVRVPANDRARLEGLCRYVLRPPLAQDRLRLRADGRVLVKLKTAWHDGTSHLLFEPIEFLEKLAALTPRPEVNLLIYHGVLAPHAQWRRHVVAYGREATEDPDARTAGAGSAGTGPASNGRYWAWAALMRRAFEIDVLACPRCGGRLRLIATIDDPRVIRRILAHLGLPIEAPSPDPSRPPPGPTADLFCDTAA